From Agromyces sp. SYSU T00194, a single genomic window includes:
- a CDS encoding amidohydrolase — protein MTTRSSVAIVHGTVVPVASAPLQDATVLVVDGRIAAVGTDVEVPDGVPVVDAGGRWVLPGFIEAHAHMGVSEEAQGWAGEDTNEMTDPNGAALRAIDAINPEDEGFRDALLGGVTSAVVKPGSGNPIGGQTVAIKTWGGRTVDEQVIREAVSVKSALGENPKRVYGDKKQLPSTRLGVANVIRSAFVDAQNYVARRDAAAAKGEPFDRDLAKETLARVLAGELAWDQHVHRADDIATALRLADEFGYRLVINHGTDGAAVADVLAERDVPVIFGPMLTSRSKVELRDRDIANLGALARAGVRVAITTDHPVVPINFLVHQASFAVKEGLDRETALQALTVHPAAFLGLDDRIGALAPGLDGDVVIWSGDPLDVTSRAEHVYITGTEVYRWDAAANHGRGAGRVTERRERFAG, from the coding sequence ATGACCACTCGATCCTCCGTCGCCATCGTCCACGGCACCGTGGTGCCCGTCGCCTCCGCGCCCCTCCAGGACGCCACCGTGCTCGTCGTCGACGGCCGCATCGCCGCGGTCGGCACCGACGTCGAGGTGCCGGACGGCGTGCCCGTCGTCGACGCGGGGGGCCGCTGGGTGCTGCCGGGCTTCATCGAGGCGCACGCCCACATGGGCGTCTCCGAGGAGGCGCAGGGCTGGGCCGGCGAGGACACCAATGAGATGACCGACCCGAACGGGGCGGCGCTGCGCGCGATCGACGCGATCAACCCCGAGGACGAGGGGTTCCGCGACGCGCTCCTCGGCGGCGTCACGAGCGCGGTCGTGAAGCCCGGCTCGGGCAACCCGATCGGCGGGCAGACCGTCGCGATCAAGACCTGGGGCGGCCGCACGGTCGACGAGCAGGTGATCCGCGAGGCGGTGTCGGTGAAGTCGGCCCTCGGCGAGAACCCCAAGCGCGTGTACGGCGACAAGAAGCAGCTGCCGTCGACCCGGCTCGGCGTGGCGAACGTGATCCGCAGCGCGTTCGTCGACGCGCAGAACTACGTCGCCCGCCGCGACGCCGCCGCCGCGAAGGGCGAGCCGTTCGACCGCGACCTCGCGAAGGAGACCCTGGCGCGCGTGCTCGCGGGCGAGCTCGCCTGGGACCAGCACGTGCACCGCGCCGACGACATCGCCACCGCGCTGCGCCTGGCCGACGAGTTCGGCTACCGGCTCGTGATCAACCACGGCACCGACGGCGCAGCCGTCGCCGACGTGCTCGCCGAGCGCGACGTGCCGGTGATCTTCGGGCCGATGCTCACCTCGCGCTCCAAGGTCGAGCTGCGCGACCGCGACATCGCGAACCTCGGGGCGCTCGCCCGGGCCGGCGTGCGCGTCGCGATCACCACCGACCACCCCGTCGTGCCGATCAACTTCCTCGTGCACCAGGCGTCGTTCGCGGTGAAGGAGGGCCTCGACCGCGAGACCGCCCTGCAGGCGCTCACCGTGCACCCGGCCGCGTTCCTCGGCCTCGACGACCGCATCGGCGCGCTCGCGCCGGGGCTCGACGGCGACGTCGTGATCTGGTCGGGCGACCCGCTCGACGTCACCTCGCGGGCCGAGCACGTCTACATCACGGGCACCGAGGTGTACCGCTGGGACGCCGCGGCGAACCACGGCCGCGGCGCCGGCCGCGTGACCGAGCGCCGGGAGCGCTTCGCCGGCTGA
- a CDS encoding DUF4188 domain-containing protein, with amino-acid sequence MLETEAIVATITPGRMTHRYDGELVVFLIGMRVNRWWRPDLWLPAFLAMPRMLRELSTTPDSGFLGYRLLAGANGPYVVQYWSSHEHLYAYASDASGEHRPAWAAFNRRARRAPGAVGIWHETFQVERAETLYVGMPAFGLAAATERVPVGSHADRARQRYAQGRTRAPGADAGAEPAPVG; translated from the coding sequence ATGCTGGAGACGGAGGCCATCGTGGCGACGATCACCCCGGGTCGGATGACCCACCGGTACGACGGCGAGCTCGTCGTGTTCCTCATCGGCATGCGCGTCAATCGCTGGTGGCGGCCCGACCTCTGGCTGCCCGCGTTCCTGGCGATGCCGCGCATGCTCCGGGAGCTCTCGACGACGCCCGACTCGGGGTTCCTCGGGTACCGGCTGCTCGCCGGCGCGAACGGGCCGTACGTGGTGCAGTACTGGAGCAGCCACGAGCACCTGTACGCGTACGCGTCGGATGCCTCGGGGGAGCACCGTCCCGCCTGGGCGGCGTTCAACCGGCGGGCACGTCGGGCGCCCGGCGCCGTGGGCATCTGGCACGAGACCTTCCAGGTCGAGCGCGCCGAGACGCTGTACGTGGGCATGCCGGCGTTCGGGCTCGCCGCCGCGACCGAGCGCGTGCCCGTGGGGTCGCACGCCGACCGCGCACGACAGCGCTACGCGCAGGGGCGGACCCGTGCGCCGGGCGCCGACGCGGGCGCGGAGCCCGCCCCGGTCGGGTGA
- a CDS encoding MFS transporter → MNRYADLLRTPGVARIIAAQLTARFPSGMLSLAFLLHVERETGSYGAAGLVLAATSIGQAVAGPLTSRFMGRWGMRPVLVTTLVICAASVVAIGLLPLTVPLYMAIGLVCGLATPPVQPAVRTIYPKMVNSRQLTPLFSLDASAQEIIWVVGPVITTFISTQVGTTWGILAAAALMIGGGIWFISSPELGRVRIPRSKRRFGVVLARPAVLLGTVVGFLLIGACAAVEAGVVAVFGHDGAEAGIVLAIFAIGSLAGGLLFGHIPIGPWALARRMLIVFVGVAVAAAAMEFWWLSVTLFVAGIGIAPALAVIFAIVSASVKFSDTAEAYGWVGTGQLIGAALGSALAGFLIDGYGPVGAFAAAAVLALVGFLVPTIARRWHPDLRGRDASPIPDTEPVQITPH, encoded by the coding sequence GTGAACCGCTACGCCGACCTGCTCCGCACTCCCGGAGTCGCTCGGATCATCGCGGCGCAGCTCACGGCCCGATTCCCGTCGGGCATGCTCTCGCTCGCGTTCCTGCTGCACGTCGAGCGCGAGACCGGCTCCTACGGGGCCGCAGGTCTCGTGCTGGCCGCCACGTCGATCGGCCAGGCCGTCGCCGGACCGCTGACGAGCCGCTTCATGGGGCGCTGGGGCATGCGACCGGTGCTCGTCACGACGCTCGTCATCTGCGCCGCATCCGTCGTCGCCATCGGCCTGCTCCCGCTCACGGTGCCGCTGTACATGGCCATCGGCCTCGTCTGCGGCCTCGCGACGCCACCCGTGCAGCCCGCCGTGCGCACGATCTACCCGAAGATGGTGAACTCGCGGCAGCTGACGCCCCTGTTCTCCCTGGACGCATCGGCGCAGGAGATCATCTGGGTCGTCGGCCCGGTGATCACCACGTTCATCTCGACCCAGGTCGGCACGACCTGGGGCATCCTCGCCGCGGCGGCGCTGATGATCGGCGGCGGCATCTGGTTCATCTCCTCCCCGGAACTCGGGCGGGTGCGCATCCCTCGCTCGAAGCGCCGGTTCGGCGTGGTGCTCGCACGGCCCGCAGTGCTGCTCGGCACGGTCGTCGGGTTCCTCCTGATCGGCGCGTGCGCCGCGGTGGAGGCGGGCGTCGTCGCCGTCTTCGGCCACGACGGCGCCGAAGCCGGCATCGTGCTGGCGATCTTCGCGATCGGCAGCCTCGCCGGCGGGCTGTTGTTCGGGCACATCCCGATCGGCCCGTGGGCGCTCGCCCGCCGCATGCTCATCGTGTTCGTCGGTGTCGCGGTGGCTGCGGCCGCGATGGAGTTCTGGTGGCTGTCGGTCACCCTGTTCGTCGCGGGCATCGGCATCGCCCCCGCACTGGCGGTGATCTTCGCGATCGTGTCGGCGAGCGTGAAGTTCTCCGACACCGCGGAGGCCTACGGCTGGGTCGGCACCGGCCAGCTCATCGGCGCGGCGCTCGGGTCGGCGCTCGCGGGCTTCCTGATCGACGGCTACGGCCCGGTCGGCGCGTTCGCGGCCGCCGCGGTGCTGGCGCTCGTCGGCTTCCTCGTGCCCACGATCGCGCGACGCTGGCACCCCGACCTGCGCGGCCGCGACGCGAGCCCGATCCCCGACACCGAGCCCGTGCAGATCACCCCGCACTGA
- the hrpA gene encoding ATP-dependent RNA helicase HrpA, producing MPRADHGPARRVVRWRAVLPTITYPAELPVSGMRDEIARAVRDHQVVIVAGATGSGKTTQLPKICLELGRESIAHTQPRRIAARTIAERIGEELGSEVGDLVGYQVRFTDRVSESTRIKVMTDGILLNEIHRDRMLRRYDTIIIDEAHERSLNIDFLLGYLKQLLPKRPDLKVIVTSATIDPESFAKHFADASGEPAPVIEVSGRTYPVEIRYRPLVGEAGDDEEDEGAAADDKDVQQGILDALDELEREAPGDVLVFLSGENEIRDAEEAVRGHAARRGGAGATEVLPLYGRLSAADQHRVFEPSKVAGLRRRVVLATNVAETSLTVPGIRYVVDAGTARISRYSTRAKVQRLPIEPISQASANQRSGRSGRTSDGIAIRLYAEDDYGKRPEFTDPEVLRTNLAAVILQMASLGLGAVEDFPFLTPPDVRGIRDGLDLLRELGALEDRESQDGPRLTRIGRQLSRLPIEPRYARMVIESKAQGVSREVLAIVAGMTIQDPRERPLEKREQANAMHARFVDPTSDFLTLLNLWNHLEEQQQQLGSSAFRRMCRTEFLNYLRVREWQDLYRQLVRLAKPLGLHVGEPRINADGIHRALLSGLLSHIGLRDDTATDAARGRGKGRPEASGRRPSREFVGARNTRFQVFPGSALAKKPPAAIMTAELVETSRLFARTVAAIDPAWAEPLAGSLVKRSYGEPRWDPKQGSAIADEKVLLFGVPIVPKRRMQLARADAPLARELFIRHALVDEEWDTSRLDRRVFGWVRANRALRAELGDLEARTRRRDILAGDEAVVAFYEARVPADVSTTRGFEKWWRTEQRTRPELFTMRRSDLVGDEADGRGDGFPDQWRQGDQTIRLAYRFDPGAADDGVTATVPLVLLPRLSPVGFDWQVPGLRDELVQAMLRTLPKSIRRSVVPAAEWAARIGEELPAGPEDGAEREPLAEVVAATIKRLTFTPVTADDFDLERVPAHLRMTFRVVDERGRPAGSGTDLAELQRRLADRTRAAVANAVSAPARPGRSRGTGSTPEDRATDAPSRASAGPSIAERSGITAWDWDELPRHVDTRQAGNVIRAYPAIVDEGDRVALRLVATAAERDRASRRGIRRLLVLATPSPVSYVQEHLSNQEKLLLAASPYGGTRALLDDCLAACVDAVLRERHPDGLLFTRAEFEAARDAVSASVMQRLDETVALVTRVLQRWREADKAIRGATSLPLMHALGDARAQLDGLVRPGFVLATGLERLVHLPRYVEGIVVRVRKLQEAPGRDRQWMNELEKATAAYESAGGTIPLADDSPAELVRARWLLEELRVSLFAQELRTAEPVSVQRIAKALAG from the coding sequence ATGCCTCGAGCCGACCACGGCCCCGCGCGCCGCGTCGTACGATGGAGGGCTGTGCTTCCCACGATCACCTACCCCGCCGAGCTGCCGGTCTCCGGCATGCGCGACGAGATCGCGCGCGCCGTGCGCGACCACCAGGTCGTGATCGTCGCCGGTGCCACCGGATCGGGCAAGACCACGCAGCTGCCGAAGATCTGCCTCGAGCTGGGCCGCGAGTCGATCGCGCACACCCAGCCGCGCCGCATCGCCGCACGCACGATCGCCGAGCGCATCGGCGAGGAGCTCGGGTCCGAGGTCGGCGACCTCGTCGGCTACCAGGTGCGCTTCACCGACCGGGTGAGCGAGTCGACCCGCATCAAGGTCATGACCGACGGGATCCTCCTCAACGAGATCCACCGCGACCGCATGCTCCGCCGCTACGACACGATCATCATCGACGAGGCCCACGAGCGCAGCCTCAACATCGACTTCCTGCTCGGCTACCTGAAGCAGCTGCTGCCGAAGCGCCCGGACCTCAAGGTCATCGTGACCAGCGCCACGATCGACCCCGAGAGCTTCGCGAAGCACTTCGCGGATGCCTCGGGCGAACCGGCGCCCGTCATCGAGGTGTCGGGACGCACCTACCCCGTCGAGATCCGCTACCGCCCGCTCGTCGGCGAGGCCGGCGACGACGAGGAGGACGAGGGTGCCGCGGCCGACGACAAGGACGTGCAGCAGGGCATCCTCGACGCGCTCGACGAGCTCGAGCGCGAGGCGCCCGGCGACGTGCTCGTCTTCCTCTCGGGCGAGAACGAGATCCGCGACGCCGAGGAGGCGGTGCGCGGCCACGCCGCCCGCCGCGGTGGTGCCGGCGCGACCGAGGTCCTCCCCCTCTACGGGCGCCTGTCGGCCGCCGACCAGCACCGCGTGTTCGAGCCGTCGAAGGTCGCCGGGCTTCGCCGCCGGGTGGTGCTCGCGACGAACGTCGCCGAGACGAGCCTCACGGTGCCGGGCATCCGCTACGTCGTCGACGCGGGCACGGCGCGCATCAGTCGCTACTCGACCCGCGCGAAGGTGCAGCGGCTGCCGATCGAGCCGATCTCGCAGGCCTCGGCGAACCAGCGCTCGGGCCGGTCGGGCCGCACGAGCGACGGCATCGCGATCCGGCTCTACGCCGAGGACGACTACGGGAAGCGGCCCGAGTTCACCGACCCCGAGGTGCTGCGCACGAACCTCGCCGCGGTCATCCTCCAGATGGCATCGCTCGGCCTCGGGGCGGTCGAGGACTTCCCGTTCCTCACCCCGCCCGACGTGCGCGGCATCCGCGACGGGCTCGACCTGCTGCGCGAGCTCGGCGCGCTCGAGGACCGCGAGTCACAGGACGGCCCACGACTGACCCGCATCGGCCGCCAGCTCTCTCGCCTGCCGATCGAGCCGCGCTACGCGCGCATGGTCATCGAGTCGAAGGCGCAGGGCGTCTCGCGCGAGGTGCTCGCGATCGTGGCCGGCATGACCATCCAGGACCCGCGCGAGCGACCGCTCGAGAAGCGCGAGCAGGCGAACGCGATGCACGCGCGCTTCGTCGACCCGACGAGCGATTTCCTGACCCTGCTGAACCTCTGGAACCACCTCGAGGAACAGCAGCAGCAGCTCGGTTCGAGCGCGTTCCGGCGCATGTGCCGCACCGAGTTCCTGAACTACCTGCGCGTGCGCGAGTGGCAGGACCTCTACCGCCAGCTCGTGCGCCTCGCGAAGCCGCTCGGCCTGCACGTCGGCGAGCCGCGCATCAACGCCGACGGCATCCACCGGGCGCTCCTGTCGGGACTCCTCTCGCACATCGGGCTGCGCGACGACACCGCGACGGATGCCGCGCGCGGGCGCGGGAAGGGCCGCCCCGAGGCATCCGGCCGCCGACCCAGCCGCGAGTTCGTCGGGGCGCGCAACACGCGGTTCCAGGTGTTCCCGGGCTCGGCGCTCGCGAAGAAGCCGCCGGCCGCGATCATGACCGCCGAGCTCGTCGAGACGAGCCGCCTGTTCGCCCGCACCGTCGCGGCGATCGACCCGGCGTGGGCGGAACCGCTCGCGGGCTCGCTCGTGAAGCGCAGCTACGGCGAGCCGCGCTGGGACCCGAAGCAGGGCTCGGCGATCGCCGACGAGAAGGTGCTGCTGTTCGGCGTGCCGATCGTGCCGAAGCGACGCATGCAGCTGGCGAGGGCGGATGCCCCGCTCGCGCGGGAACTCTTCATCCGGCACGCGCTCGTCGACGAGGAGTGGGACACGTCCCGCCTCGACCGCCGCGTGTTCGGGTGGGTGCGCGCGAACCGGGCGCTGCGCGCCGAGCTCGGCGACCTCGAGGCGCGCACGCGTCGCCGCGACATCCTCGCCGGCGACGAGGCGGTCGTCGCGTTCTACGAGGCGCGCGTGCCGGCCGATGTGTCGACCACCCGCGGCTTCGAGAAGTGGTGGCGCACCGAGCAGCGCACCCGGCCCGAGCTGTTCACGATGCGGCGCTCCGACCTCGTCGGCGACGAGGCCGACGGGCGCGGCGACGGGTTCCCCGACCAGTGGCGGCAGGGCGACCAGACCATCCGCCTCGCCTACCGGTTCGACCCCGGCGCCGCAGACGACGGCGTGACCGCGACCGTGCCGCTCGTGCTGCTGCCGCGGCTCTCGCCGGTCGGGTTCGACTGGCAGGTGCCGGGGCTCCGCGACGAGCTCGTGCAGGCGATGCTGCGCACGCTGCCGAAGTCGATCCGCCGGTCGGTCGTGCCGGCCGCCGAGTGGGCGGCGCGCATCGGCGAGGAACTGCCCGCGGGCCCCGAGGACGGCGCGGAGCGCGAACCGCTCGCCGAGGTGGTCGCCGCGACCATCAAGCGACTCACGTTCACGCCCGTCACGGCCGACGACTTCGACCTCGAGCGCGTGCCCGCGCACCTGCGCATGACGTTCCGCGTGGTCGACGAGCGCGGCCGCCCGGCCGGCTCGGGCACCGACCTGGCCGAACTGCAGCGCCGGCTCGCCGACCGCACGCGCGCCGCCGTCGCGAACGCCGTCTCCGCCCCCGCACGACCGGGACGCTCGCGCGGGACGGGCAGCACCCCGGAAGACCGGGCGACGGATGCTCCGAGCCGGGCGAGCGCCGGGCCGTCGATCGCCGAGCGCTCGGGCATCACGGCCTGGGACTGGGACGAGCTGCCCCGGCACGTCGACACCCGGCAGGCCGGCAACGTGATCCGCGCCTACCCGGCGATCGTCGACGAGGGCGACCGGGTGGCGCTGCGGCTGGTCGCGACGGCGGCCGAACGCGACCGGGCGTCGCGGCGCGGCATCCGTCGCCTGCTCGTGCTGGCCACGCCCTCGCCCGTGTCCTACGTGCAGGAGCACCTGTCGAACCAGGAGAAGCTGCTGCTCGCGGCGAGTCCGTACGGCGGCACGCGCGCCCTGCTCGACGACTGCCTCGCGGCGTGCGTCGACGCCGTGCTGCGCGAGCGCCACCCCGACGGGCTGCTGTTCACGCGGGCCGAGTTCGAGGCGGCGCGCGACGCCGTGTCGGCGAGCGTCATGCAGCGCCTCGACGAGACCGTGGCGCTCGTCACCCGCGTGCTGCAGCGCTGGCGCGAGGCCGACAAGGCGATCCGCGGCGCGACCAGCCTGCCGCTCATGCATGCGCTGGGCGACGCCCGGGCGCAGCTCGACGGGCTCGTGCGGCCGGGGTTCGTGCTGGCGACAGGGCTCGAGCGCCTGGTGCACCTCCCCCGCTACGTCGAGGGCATCGTGGTGCGGGTGCGCAAGCTCCAGGAGGCACCGGGACGCGACCGGCAGTGGATGAACGAGCTCGAGAAGGCGACCGCCGCCTACGAGTCCGCAGGCGGGACCATCCCGCTCGCCGACGACTCCCCTGCCGAACTCGTGCGCGCCCGCTGGCTGCTCGAGGAGCTGCGGGTCAGCCTCTTCGCCCAGGAGCTGCGCACGGCCGAGCCGGTCTCGGTGCAGCGCATCGCCAAGGCGCTCGCCGGCTGA
- a CDS encoding aldo/keto reductase: protein MTDSLVPRVRLNDGRDIPQLGFGVFKVDPVETERIVTDALEAGYRHLDTARIYGNEEGVGRAVAASGIPREELFITTKLWNDDQGADTAAPAFEASLERLGLEYVDLYLIHWPVPPQDRYVETWAAFESIRESGRARSIGVSNFLVPHLERLAAETGVTPAVNQIELSPYHQQREVAAYCAAQGIAVEAWGPLGQGKTDLLGDPAVVGIAEQHGVSPAQVLLRWHLQHGYIVFPKTTSRERMEQNLDVFGFELAPTEVAQLDALPPTGEHADPMTVGA from the coding sequence ATGACTGATTCACTCGTCCCTCGCGTCCGCCTCAACGACGGGCGCGACATCCCGCAGCTCGGCTTCGGCGTCTTCAAGGTCGACCCCGTCGAGACCGAGCGCATCGTGACCGATGCGCTCGAGGCGGGCTACCGGCACCTCGACACCGCCCGCATCTACGGCAACGAGGAGGGCGTCGGCCGCGCGGTCGCCGCGTCGGGCATCCCGCGCGAGGAACTGTTCATCACGACGAAGCTCTGGAACGACGACCAGGGCGCCGACACCGCGGCGCCCGCGTTCGAGGCCAGCCTCGAGCGACTCGGCCTGGAGTACGTCGACCTCTACCTGATCCACTGGCCGGTGCCGCCGCAGGACCGGTACGTCGAGACGTGGGCGGCGTTCGAGTCGATCCGGGAATCGGGGCGCGCGCGCTCGATCGGCGTCTCGAACTTCCTGGTGCCGCACCTCGAGCGGCTCGCCGCCGAGACGGGCGTGACGCCGGCCGTCAACCAGATCGAGCTGAGCCCGTACCACCAGCAGCGCGAAGTGGCGGCGTATTGCGCCGCGCAGGGCATCGCGGTCGAGGCGTGGGGGCCGCTCGGCCAGGGCAAGACCGACCTCCTCGGCGACCCGGCGGTCGTGGGCATCGCCGAGCAGCACGGCGTGAGCCCGGCGCAGGTGCTGCTGCGCTGGCACCTCCAGCACGGGTACATCGTGTTCCCGAAGACGACGTCGCGCGAGCGCATGGAGCAGAACCTCGACGTGTTCGGGTTCGAGCTGGCTCCCACCGAGGTCGCGCAGCTCGACGCGCTGCCGCCGACGGGCGAGCACGCCGATCCGATGACCGTCGGGGCCTGA